The following are encoded together in the Bacteroidales bacterium MB20-C3-3 genome:
- a CDS encoding GLPGLI family protein — translation MKRVIIFSFIVLIISTQSFAQDEEKLFLRVKYSVTGQEYLDKNKRFNDLYNLDIGQNASMFFSHTEFLRDSVKKDLQKKGYYGLEVMESLNEQGYRQGQKDVTISNRSKNQYINYTIIGARLFSAKEPIEKIDWKILKDTAIIFQYKCIKATTNYKGREWVVWFAPEIHINTGPWKFHGLPGLILKAEDSENHYMFECVDILKIDRDINLSRWSESREVPKDEFVKLLMKFKTNPIDFTTNQAGISGKVRIFQKDGTPVPNSKYQNYKYNPIEL, via the coding sequence ATGAAAAGAGTTATCATTTTTTCTTTTATTGTTTTAATAATCTCAACTCAATCCTTTGCTCAGGATGAAGAAAAGCTCTTCCTTAGAGTTAAGTACTCAGTAACAGGTCAAGAGTATTTAGATAAAAACAAAAGATTTAATGATTTGTATAACCTGGACATAGGACAAAACGCTTCAATGTTTTTTAGTCATACTGAATTTTTGCGAGACTCAGTTAAGAAAGATCTTCAGAAAAAAGGATATTATGGTTTAGAAGTCATGGAGTCTTTAAATGAACAAGGCTACAGGCAAGGGCAAAAGGATGTTACAATATCCAATAGGTCCAAAAATCAATATATTAACTATACAATTATTGGAGCCCGTCTCTTTTCGGCAAAAGAACCGATTGAAAAAATTGATTGGAAAATCTTAAAGGATACGGCAATAATTTTTCAGTATAAATGTATCAAGGCGACTACAAATTACAAAGGGAGAGAATGGGTTGTATGGTTTGCGCCAGAAATTCATATAAATACCGGACCATGGAAATTCCACGGTTTGCCGGGGCTAATTCTAAAAGCTGAAGATTCCGAAAATCACTACATGTTTGAATGTGTAGATATATTAAAAATTGACAGAGACATCAATTTATCACGATGGTCTGAATCTCGTGAAGTTCCAAAAGACGAATTTGTCAAATTGTTGATGAAATTTAAAACCAATCCAATTGATTTCACCACAAATCAGGCCGGGATATCGGGAAAGGTACGAATTTTCCAAAAAGATGGTACACCTGTACCAAATAGCAAATATCAAAATTATAAATACAATCCTATAGAGCTATGA
- a CDS encoding GLPGLI family protein has translation MRKIFNLFILILLPHSIYSQDGSKLFMRVQYSVTALEDFGKKQTDDWMYLDLGNNVSVYYSYFNHIRDSTVQSQRKLGYSAFEIMENIKGTKRGNNDIFLFLSNNKTLNHYSIITADYYMVTEPVEQIKWITTRETATILNYKCFKATANFRGRDWTAWFTQDIPVSGGPWKLNGLPGLVLKAEDSEKHYTFECMVIGKIDKTLQMSDYSKYSSISKKEFDMLLNKFKTNPLAVLENKGVKIVVAKDANGRVIDVKQKMKTQYNPIER, from the coding sequence ATGAGAAAAATTTTTAATCTATTTATTTTGATTTTATTACCACATTCAATTTATTCTCAGGATGGCTCGAAACTTTTTATGAGAGTTCAATATTCGGTAACGGCATTGGAAGATTTTGGCAAAAAACAAACCGATGACTGGATGTATCTGGATCTTGGAAATAACGTATCTGTCTATTACAGCTATTTCAATCATATAAGAGATTCGACAGTACAAAGCCAAAGAAAATTGGGCTATAGTGCTTTTGAAATAATGGAAAATATAAAAGGTACAAAAAGGGGAAATAATGATATCTTTCTCTTTTTATCAAATAATAAAACTCTAAACCATTACTCAATCATAACCGCAGATTATTATATGGTGACTGAGCCTGTTGAACAAATTAAGTGGATAACAACAAGAGAAACAGCAACTATACTAAATTATAAGTGTTTCAAAGCTACTGCTAATTTCCGGGGAAGAGACTGGACTGCATGGTTTACTCAGGATATTCCTGTCTCAGGTGGGCCATGGAAGCTTAATGGATTGCCGGGATTAGTGTTAAAAGCCGAAGATTCAGAAAAACATTACACATTCGAATGCATGGTAATTGGCAAAATTGACAAGACGCTTCAGATGTCCGATTACTCAAAATATAGTTCCATCTCTAAAAAGGAGTTTGATATGCTTTTAAATAAATTTAAAACTAATCCCTTAGCAGTTTTAGAAAACAAAGGAGTAAAAATTGTCGTGGCAAAAGATGCAAATGGAAGAGTTATAGATGTAAAACAAAAAATGAAGACTCAATACAACCCAATCGAGAGATAG
- a CDS encoding chromate transporter: MNTYLQLFTTFSKIGAFTIGGGYVMIPLIQREVVDNKGWLEREEFLDMLAISQSAPGILAMNISIFIGQKLKGVKGSIVAATGIALPSFLIILAIAAFFAGFKENETVEKMFKGIRPVVVALIAVPVISIAKGLKLNIYTSFIPVASVLLIVFLNISPVWIILAGALLGIFYFYYRAKR; encoded by the coding sequence ATGAATACCTATCTGCAATTATTTACCACTTTTTCCAAAATCGGGGCCTTCACCATTGGCGGAGGTTATGTAATGATTCCGCTCATTCAGCGGGAGGTGGTAGATAATAAGGGGTGGCTGGAGAGGGAGGAGTTCCTCGATATGCTGGCAATTTCGCAATCGGCCCCCGGCATACTGGCAATGAATATCTCAATTTTCATTGGTCAGAAGCTGAAAGGCGTAAAAGGGAGTATAGTTGCGGCAACAGGTATTGCCCTCCCCTCTTTTCTGATTATTCTGGCAATAGCCGCTTTTTTTGCCGGGTTCAAAGAGAACGAGACTGTTGAGAAGATGTTTAAGGGAATAAGACCTGTTGTGGTTGCCTTGATTGCGGTACCTGTGATCTCAATAGCAAAGGGTCTCAAACTGAATATTTATACTTCATTTATTCCTGTAGCATCTGTTCTCCTTATAGTATTTCTGAACATATCGCCTGTATGGATAATTCTGGCAGGTGCATTACTGGGTATTTTTTACTTTTACTATAGAGCAAAAAGATGA
- a CDS encoding chromate transporter, with the protein MIYLQLFITFFKIGLFTFGGGYAMISLIQNEVVVTRGWIDAASFTDIIAVSQMTPGPIGINSATYIGYTVTGDFWGSLVATFAVCLPSFIIILLIALLYKQFKKNRWFNAALTGIRPVIPGLIASAAITLVTPDNFIDWKSWILFAAAFAAVQWGKKSPILLILLGAAAGLIIY; encoded by the coding sequence ATGATTTACCTGCAACTATTTATAACTTTTTTCAAGATAGGCCTCTTTACATTTGGAGGTGGGTATGCAATGATATCCCTTATTCAGAATGAGGTTGTTGTAACAAGGGGGTGGATAGATGCCGCTTCATTTACAGATATAATAGCTGTTTCGCAAATGACACCCGGCCCCATTGGAATAAATAGCGCCACATATATAGGTTATACTGTTACAGGGGATTTTTGGGGATCTCTGGTGGCAACATTTGCAGTATGCCTGCCATCATTTATTATTATACTGCTTATAGCACTACTATACAAACAATTCAAAAAAAACAGATGGTTTAATGCTGCATTGACCGGAATAAGACCGGTAATCCCGGGACTAATCGCGTCTGCAGCAATAACATTGGTCACACCCGATAATTTTATTGACTGGAAAAGCTGGATACTGTTTGCAGCTGCATTTGCGGCCGTACAATGGGGTAAAAAAAGTCCAATTCTGCTTATACTTCTTGGTGCTGCGGCCGGACTAATTATTTACTAA
- a CDS encoding DUF6146 family protein gives MKKLMFIIATVMIALSCSAGKNLVKNTEGKKADLKEVAGVYRGVVPCADCEGIKTEIVLDETGRYNLSRSYLGRKGARFHDNGIFSYDKSSGKLMLTDRKGDPEGKYLLEGDSLFMLDYDGNKIEGELADMYILERAPEYELIVFDQGFEYWLRSNHVSEDYYSNDYLQSANTRYVQEWNSRYLRGDRRFESYVDYDPSTRYNKDFNYKLFMYFRYFEETNRIKLL, from the coding sequence ATGAAAAAACTAATGTTTATTATTGCAACTGTCATGATCGCTCTCTCCTGCTCAGCAGGTAAGAACTTAGTGAAAAATACGGAGGGGAAAAAGGCTGATTTAAAAGAGGTGGCAGGGGTATACAGAGGTGTTGTTCCATGTGCAGATTGTGAAGGTATAAAAACTGAGATTGTGCTTGACGAGACGGGGAGGTATAACCTGTCAAGGAGTTATCTAGGCAGAAAAGGTGCGAGATTCCACGATAATGGTATTTTCAGCTATGATAAATCATCAGGAAAGTTAATGCTGACTGATAGAAAAGGAGATCCGGAGGGGAAGTATCTGCTTGAGGGAGACTCTCTTTTTATGTTAGATTACGATGGAAATAAAATTGAGGGAGAGCTGGCGGATATGTATATTCTGGAGAGGGCCCCTGAATACGAATTAATAGTTTTTGACCAGGGATTTGAGTATTGGCTAAGGTCAAATCATGTTTCAGAGGATTACTACAGTAATGACTATTTGCAGTCAGCAAATACTAGATATGTGCAGGAGTGGAACAGCAGATATCTAAGAGGAGACAGAAGATTCGAAAGCTATGTTGATTATGATCCCTCAACAAGATACAATAAGGATTTTAACTACAAACTCTTTATGTATTTCAGGTATTTTGAAGAGACTAACAGGATAAAGCTTCTGTAA
- a CDS encoding GDSL-type esterase/lipase family protein codes for MNNIIKSSISIVLISLSATITNISSFAQNNKYSTLYYQRASLFEELSVDSNDIIFLGNSITHFGEWHEIFNNPNIKNRGISGDIAQGVYDRLNPILKGKPLKIFLLIGINDVSHNLTADSIVNAIRKISLKIKEASPDTKLYIQSVMPVNPAFNMFLKATERGDVVKEINKGLEILCSDESITFIDIYNCLTTPGTDLLNPDFTNDGLHLMGAGYLRWAEAIKKHLEE; via the coding sequence ATGAATAATATTATAAAATCATCAATTTCCATTGTTTTAATATCTCTTTCTGCAACAATCACAAACATCAGCTCATTCGCTCAGAATAATAAGTACAGCACACTTTACTATCAAAGAGCATCCCTTTTTGAAGAGCTCTCTGTTGACAGTAATGATATTATTTTCCTGGGTAACAGTATAACCCACTTTGGCGAGTGGCACGAAATTTTTAACAATCCCAATATTAAAAACCGCGGTATTAGCGGTGATATAGCTCAGGGTGTTTATGACAGGCTCAACCCTATTCTGAAAGGCAAACCATTAAAAATATTTCTGCTAATAGGTATTAATGATGTTTCACACAATTTAACCGCAGATTCAATAGTTAATGCTATAAGGAAAATCTCTTTAAAAATAAAAGAAGCATCCCCTGATACTAAACTTTATATACAGAGTGTAATGCCTGTAAACCCGGCTTTTAACATGTTCCTCAAAGCTACTGAAAGAGGTGATGTTGTCAAAGAGATAAACAAGGGGCTTGAAATATTATGCTCCGATGAAAGCATAACTTTCATAGATATCTACAACTGCCTCACCACTCCCGGAACAGACCTTCTTAATCCGGACTTTACAAATGACGGACTCCATTTAATGGGAGCCGGATATTTAAGGTGGGCAGAAGCAATAAAAAAACACCTGGAGGAGTAA
- a CDS encoding oxaloacetate decarboxylase — MAREIKFSLVYRDMWQSSGKYVPMVHQLTEIAPVIIDMGCFDRVETNGGAFEQVNLLFGENPNKAVREWTAPFNKVGIQTHMLERGLNALRMNPVPADVRELMYKVKAKQGTNISRSFCGLNDPRNLELSAKYAKKGGMISQIALSITSSPVHTVEYYMGLVDKVVEFGADEICLKDMAGVGRPAFLGRLTKAIKDKYPHIVVEYHGHTGPGFSVASMLEVARAGADYLDVAMEPLSWGMVHPDVITIQAMLKDAGFLVKDINMDAYMEARRLTQSYIDDYLGYFIDPGNKVMTSLLVGCGLPGGMMGSMMADLKGFHGAINSSLRNQGKKELQLNELVVMLFQEVEYVWPKLGYPPLVTPFSQYVKNTALMNLMHILKGEPRWTTIDKDTWNMILGKTGKLPGELAPEIVQIAKDKGMEFYTGNPQDAFPNELDKFRKEMVENNWELGEDDEELFEFAMHERQYRDYKSGVAKQRFNQELEAAKAKAGAPIVVTRPVVEMPKIDIEKIIEKYPNAKPIQSPVKGQIIWQYDLMDKSSAPNIGEPVEANKPMCFVQAFYGMEVVKPSFSGKIVAICAKHGETIAKGEIIAFVE, encoded by the coding sequence ATGGCTCGTGAAATTAAATTTTCTCTGGTTTACAGAGATATGTGGCAATCATCAGGGAAGTATGTCCCTATGGTTCACCAACTAACAGAGATCGCACCTGTAATCATTGATATGGGATGCTTTGATAGGGTGGAGACCAATGGTGGTGCTTTTGAGCAGGTTAATCTACTGTTCGGGGAGAATCCAAACAAGGCTGTCCGCGAATGGACTGCTCCGTTCAACAAAGTCGGTATCCAAACCCATATGCTTGAAAGAGGGCTGAATGCTTTGAGAATGAACCCGGTTCCTGCAGATGTCAGAGAGCTGATGTACAAAGTTAAAGCGAAACAGGGAACAAATATCTCTCGCTCATTTTGCGGTCTGAATGATCCAAGAAACCTTGAGTTATCTGCAAAATATGCTAAGAAAGGGGGGATGATTTCACAAATCGCACTTAGTATAACCTCGTCACCCGTTCACACTGTAGAATACTACATGGGACTTGTTGACAAAGTTGTTGAATTTGGTGCCGATGAGATATGTCTTAAGGATATGGCTGGTGTTGGAAGGCCTGCTTTTCTGGGAAGACTTACAAAAGCTATTAAAGATAAATATCCACATATAGTCGTAGAATATCACGGTCATACAGGCCCGGGCTTCTCTGTTGCATCAATGCTGGAGGTTGCCCGCGCAGGTGCAGATTATCTGGATGTAGCTATGGAGCCGCTATCATGGGGTATGGTTCACCCTGATGTTATTACTATTCAGGCAATGCTTAAAGATGCAGGATTCCTTGTTAAGGATATTAACATGGATGCATACATGGAGGCAAGAAGACTTACCCAAAGCTATATAGATGACTATCTTGGATACTTCATTGATCCGGGTAATAAAGTTATGACATCTCTGCTGGTAGGTTGCGGCCTTCCTGGTGGTATGATGGGATCTATGATGGCAGACCTTAAAGGATTCCACGGAGCAATAAATTCATCTTTGAGAAATCAGGGCAAGAAAGAGCTCCAGCTCAACGAACTTGTAGTTATGCTATTCCAGGAGGTTGAGTATGTATGGCCTAAGCTGGGTTACCCTCCTTTGGTTACACCATTCAGCCAGTATGTTAAAAATACTGCATTAATGAACCTTATGCACATTCTCAAGGGAGAACCAAGGTGGACAACTATTGACAAGGATACCTGGAATATGATACTTGGCAAAACCGGCAAACTCCCTGGTGAGTTGGCTCCTGAAATTGTACAGATTGCTAAAGATAAGGGCATGGAGTTCTATACAGGTAATCCACAGGATGCATTCCCTAATGAGCTTGATAAGTTCCGTAAGGAAATGGTTGAAAACAACTGGGAGCTTGGAGAGGATGATGAAGAGTTGTTTGAGTTTGCTATGCACGAAAGACAGTACAGAGACTACAAGAGCGGCGTGGCAAAACAGCGTTTCAATCAAGAGCTAGAGGCTGCCAAAGCAAAAGCAGGCGCACCTATAGTGGTTACCCGTCCTGTTGTGGAGATGCCTAAAATTGATATTGAAAAGATTATTGAAAAATATCCAAACGCAAAACCAATACAATCACCTGTAAAAGGTCAGATTATCTGGCAATACGACCTGATGGACAAATCTTCTGCTCCAAATATTGGCGAGCCGGTTGAGGCGAATAAGCCGATGTGCTTTGTTCAGGCTTTCTATGGTATGGAGGTTGTAAAACCTTCATTCAGCGGAAAAATTGTAGCCATCTGTGCAAAACACGGAGAGACAATAGCCAAAGGAGAGATTATTGCTTTTGTTGA